The genomic region AAAATTCCTGTGACTCAGAACCAACTCGCgcaggactgcgggtttattGCCCTATTATCCGAGGGCTCAAATGCAAAGCTGTCTCTACGAAGAGGTATCGAGCGATCAGAGCCGCCCGATCTGAATTCTGGGATCCAGATTAGATCGGCCACTCTATGAGGCGGTACACGCTGACCACCACTGGATCTTAGATCTATGGCTCAGGCGAACGCGTCCAAAACGGTGTTCGGATCTAATCCTACCCGCATGCGCCTGATCCAACGGTTCTAACACCTCTCCCCCGTTCATCTCACCAGGGCCGTTTATTATGAGATCAACAGTCCTGGCCCCTCTTCTTTCTCCCGCTCAACTCGGCAAGCCGAGTGCCTCGACGGGGAAATCCCACGGCGGCACGCAAATTGCCGACGAGCCCCACGGCCCAATCAAAATTGAACAATCCCAGCGCTAATTAGAACCTAAGCGAACACAGGGGATCAAGCACATACCCGGAATTCGCAACAAGATGGCCGGTCCACGGTGTTGCACGGCGCGACGGCGAGTGCCTAGTCCGATGAGCAAATGTGCTAGAGCCGCGACACCAACGAAGAAActagcggctgccgaagcttcaaGGGGTCACGACGCAACACAGGAATGCACCACGGATTGCCCGGTGCCCGCGGTTCACGTGATCGACGGTGGCGGACTCGTGTCTCCCCCGACGAGCTCGGTGTGCTGGCGGCTGAGACTAAACGATGGAGAGAAGGGGATAGGGGAGAACTCGGCTCAGCCCCGCGGTCATATAGGCCGCCAGGTTCGATACTGGAGCGCGCGTCGCCTGGGAATATCGCGCAGGTGGTTGAGCAGGAGCCGTTCGGCCATGGTGTGGCGAGGGCTGACAGATTGGCCTCACACGCCAGAGACGCGAACTCCACGCAAGCGTGGGAGAATGCCCTGGCGAGTGGGCCCCGCGTGGAAGTGAAGTGCAAGCGCGCGCGTGGAGAAAGCCGGGCCGCGCGAGTAGGGAATAAGGAACTGGGCCGCGCGTGGGTAGGGTTAGGTGGGCTGGCTTCAGAAGATTGAGCCCACGCGACTActtctttattcttttctttatCCTTTTCTGTTTTGTTTTATCTCTTCTTTCCAAATTCCAAGCTTCAAACTAATTTAAACTTTGTGGCATAATTGTATACAGACTAATTATGAATTTTGGTCATACAAAATGTGGTGAAGCCGTGTAATTAAAATTTCTAATTTGTATTGTATAATATTTATTTCTTTCCTCTCTTTTCCCCAATTTCTAGGGTTTTCTTTTTAtctcttctcctttcttttctatttttttaaACCCTAATCTCCATCTAAGATTCTATTCAATTTCCTTATCATCATATTTTGATTAATAATGTTGCTATTATTATTATATGCACAACAacaaaactccagcatgatgcactttTATTGGGGAATTATTTATTTTAATCATGTCTCATAATAGTTCTATGAAGGAGAAGACATTACGCTAATTTTATTCCTCTCTTTTATATCcccaagttgggtattacaatgaAACATGTGATTCAAAATACCACTGTGCCCAATTCGAAAATGTAACCATAACCACCTAGATTAATAAGTCAGGCTAAAATAAGTAACATTGTTGCTCCCTAGTTATTGGAAAGCCATCTATCAAACTGAACCTCATGTGTAGTCAGACTCAAGATCCTTCTAGTTTTGACTTTCATTTATGTTTGAATAACTGCCTGATGTCATTTCTCTCTTTAACTTTACATAAAACATACAGATGGAAACTTTGATGATGAGTACTTTAAGGGGACAGAAGAATCTAATCAGTTCCGTCGGGAATATGAGATGCGCAGAATGAAACAGGTAAATTCACTGAGCCACTTTCCTCCTTTCTGTTTCATATTCTCTTGCTACTGGATGCATTTcctctcaatttgtcatatggtgTAACTTGTCTTTGGCAATAAAATTGTGCAGGATGAAGGTTTGGACGTTATTGGTGAAGGACTGGAAACTTTGAAAAACATGGCATCTGATATGAATGAGGTTGTTTGCTGCACTTGATTTTTTTATATGGTAATTTTAGTAAGTTAAGGACAACTAACTGACTAACTGAGTAACTGCGATCTTCAGGAATTGGACAGACAAGTCCCTCTGATGGACGAAATGGATGATAAGGTCTGTTATCTGGCAGCCATTAGTTTTCGTTGGCTCCCAGAAATTGTCTAGCAACTCTTATTTTGCTACATAATGATGATTGTAGGTGGATAGAGCCAATGCAGATTTGAAGAATACCAACGTGAGACTGAAGGAGACTGTTCTTCAAGTAAGAACTTAGCACTTCCGTTCTACACTTGCTAACTAATGCTTGAGTAGTTTGGTGACCTCGTACCATTTGTTTTTCACATTGACTTGTTACCAGCTTAGATCAAGTCGCAACTTTTGCATCGACATCATCCTTCTGTGTGTCATTCTTGGTATTGCGGCCTACCTTTACAAGTAAGTAATATCCAGTTTAATTTCCTGAAGGACACCAGGGTATGCCTGAGTACCActattagggcatgtacaacccacaTAAATGCTCTGTATCTTATGGGGTATCAAGGGGGTAAGTGCAAAAAAACACAAGAGACGGTATTTTAGTGAAGGAACGTCTCTAGCACGGTTCTGAGTTCTCTAAGTCTAGATACGGTTCTATTAGAGCTTGTTCGTTTCACCGTTAAGCCATATGGATGGAGTGGTATTAAACCGGTTTAAATCCATATCAAGTTAAAATACATCTCAATCCATTCTAATACAGCCCAATTCATATGGAAttagaataaccgaacaagacctaaATGAGTCGTATCTTGAGGGGTTATAGTAATTAAAATAAAGACTTAGATACATTGGGTTGTACGAAGGGGTTTCTTAGTTATATTTAGTATTTGGGGAACCACAATATAGAATCGATGTTGTACATGCCCTATGGCCATTCTGACATTTTCTTTAGTTTACTTTGTTGCAGCACGATATTTCCTTCGATGTATGTACGGCACATAATATTGCTCTCTGTTTGTGGTGTGCAGTGTTCTAAAAAAGTGAGGTGGAGTCTTCTTGCCTTGGAACCGCTCATGTCGTGGTCCCTTTGTCACCATGGTTCTACCCAGTTCTTTGAGCGATTTGTGTGCACCAAGCCATTTGTTTTGTCTTATATCTGTATTATTATGGTGTCCAAGTTGAACCTTGACTAGGCTTGTTGAAGAGAACGCTGGTAACATGTTTGCTATATATCTGGGGAGTCGATTTCGTAGCGAGGAATGATTACACGGCACCATTCTTATCGTCTTATCGAACCACGGGCTCATGTATATTCATTCCGTCAGGGCTTTGTCTCCATTGTTTCTGTTGAATCAGTCTTGGTACCAAGAGCGGCGCTAGTGAGCAATCAACGATGACTGCTACTTCTTTAGCCTAATGCCTAACGAATGTGATCGCAGCTGCTTATCAGGAAAGATATATGTAGAAAGTCCATTTTTAGGAGAATTCTGTGCGATTCCTCAAAATTTTGAGAATATTACCACCGTCTAATTAAGGCTCTCGTGCAAATTAGGAAATTAGAGTTCGCTTTTGTAGTTCAGTTTCGACAGTCGTCGTCCCCTCTACTCTCTCGGCTTCCGCAGACCCCAGCTTCTCTGGCCCTCTCACTCCAAACATCGGGCTCCAGGCCGTCTCCCGCCAACCCAAATTCGCTTCCCGCCGCTCCCCATTAAACCCGCTTGAAAGGTCGCGCCCTCGAGCAGAGCAACCCCTGACCACAAATCCGATCCGCAGCCGCCGTGCCTCGCTTTCGTCTTTTCCCCTCTGCTCGAGTACGAGCGGCTACTCCCggcggctgcggcggcggcgaTGAGCGCGGTGAACATCACCAACGTGGCGGTGCTGGATAACCCCACCGCCTTCCTCAATCCCTTCCAATTTGAGATCTCCTACGAGTGCCTCGTGCCCCTCGACGACGGTACGGATCACCTCCCTCCTTTTTTCTATGGCCCCGTGGTGCGTGGCGGCGGGCTAGGGTTTCGTGCGTCGTGAGATCGGTGGGTGTCGCTTTGGATGCAGTGTGAATACCGGGCTATGGGGGTGGGTTTTGCAACCTCTGCAGGATGACATCAGGAGGGTATGGGAGTTGAGTCGAGCGCTGCTACATCGGTTGCATTCCTGTGCGGCAGTACTAGCATAGATGCGGATGCCATTGTTGTCGAGGCTACCATTGTTCGAGGCTACCACTGTTCTTGTTCGGTGGTGCATGTTGCATTCCTGATTcctgtaatggagtacgtttttgGATGTTAGGCGATTGGCGGATCCATGAATGATTAGAAACACTTAGCAATTTTTACATACAGCTAATTGTTGGTTCACAAACAATTAAGAAGGGTTACATGGAATTTGGTGTGTGTGTGGATTGGGGGTTGAACTGTCAGCGCTCCTGTTCTACAGCTCACCTTGTTTGTATGCTCGTGACGGTTAACTTCTATTAACCATATTCCGGCCTTTATGTAACAATTGGCATAAGAATGCAGCATAATTTCCACTATGCTGTTATGTACCATGTGATTCTTGATCATATATTCTACCCTCCATTACTAGTATCTAGATATCAGAATGTCAAATGACTTGAACCTATTTGCTTAGCGGGTCATTGAGTTGTATACTTGTATTGTCAAAATCTGGCTGCCACATTCTATAGTTGTGCAAGAAATTCCATGCACACACGTGTCATGCGTGGATGGCTGCCTACAATCTAGCATTAGTTGTGCTTGAAGATGATTATAATTGAATGTGCAATGGATAAATATCATGTTATTCGTATCTTGTACCTATAAGGGATACATATGTACTTGTGCTATAGCTGTAGCTGATGATACAAATGTATAATTTTGCTGTTGGACTTAACACAAGTGGAGTTCTATTTGAGTTTTTTTAAAATCTTGTACCCCCTGTTTGAAATTGGTAGCATGAATATTGCTTGTATTCTACTGAATATCAAGAGGGTTGTGGTGCTGAAATTGCTGGTGAGGGATTGCTAATCCCAATATCTGGACCATAGTGTCCATGCAGGGACATCAGTGGGATGTGGAGGTGgcctagggcctgtttggttcagcttttttctgaccagcttttccgagaatctagctgtggggagaatctggctgtgtagagaatctgagtatcattaggattacgtgctgaggaagataaagttgtccatgaagctcaggatctataaagtgacagattactactattgcgatgactcaaccgattatatgtttatgttgattttaaatggtttttacccaaacgaattttatagaagctgactgaaaagctgagtgtttggcagtccgcagcagcttttggtggccaaaaGCTGCGAAAAGCCAAAACAAACTGGCCGCTAGTCTGCTGCTGGGCCTGCTTGAACGACGTCAATAGGAAGGGCTGAAGGGCGTGTTTGGTGAAGTGGGCTTGGGCAGTAGGGCTTGCTGTTACGCAGCCTGGGGAACGTGTGCACACAGCGCTGGGTCGAGTCACCACCAGTGCTGCTAGAGTGCGTCGTGGAGCTGGTGGATCTGTCATGGGGCATTGTCGAACCTCCAATGGAGGCAATGCTAGGGGAGTAGAGCCGCTTGAAGACCACACTAGAGAATTGACGGGGGCGATTGCTGGAGCTGGAGGTGGTGTTGGCTTGTTGTAGTCGATCTTCTTGAGGATAAGGTCGTTGTGGGCCTAATTGGAGGGGAACAACTTGAAACGCTTGAAGTGTGCCTTCTTAGGGGCGAATTTCTCATTTAGGCCGTGTAGAACATTGATGATGAGGGTGCAATTGCGGATAATCTTGTCGAGGTCGCCGAGAGTGCCAACTATCTCTTTCATCTTGCGGCGGTAGTCGTTGATTGAGACACCGCCTTGCATGAAGATACGAAATTCAGCGTCAAGGTGAAGAGCATGAGCTTCATGGTTGCTAGATGGTGATCCAGAAGCGGCGTGCTATGTTGTGGCGGATGTGGGTAGACTCCACTAGCTTGGAAGAGAGTGTGCCTAGCACCCACAATAGGAACATGACATCCATACGCCACCAGGATGGCATGACGAAGAAGGTGACATTAGAGAGGATGTGGTCGTTTGAATGCGAGGATGTGGTCACGCCAACGTTGTAGTGGGAGATGGGGTCCAAAACTGTTGGCATGAGGACACAGATGTTCATGACACCCGATGCCTACACATGGGGACTGGCGATGGTGGTGCCTCGTAGTCATGGATATCAAGGTCGTCGACAGCTTGGCGTCATCGTGGGCACCGTTGTCGCCCAATGTCCTTTGTGAGAACGTCCTGTGCGGCATGTAGATGATCTTGAGCGGCGACCATGGCCTTGGCAGCCTCAATGGCGGCACCAACCAGGCCCTGGTGGTCCTCCTTTTATGCGGCCGCATCCTTGGCGCGTTGTTGGGCATCAACGGTGGAGGAAGTGGTTGGAAGGTCACCATGTGGCGGTGGAGGGAGTGGTTGGAAGGTCACCATGTGACATGGTGGCGGCTTGGCACTAAGGAGGCGGCACATGCAGGTGAGGTTTAGCGTAAGCGAGATGTCACGGGATCATGACAGTCTCTTGATACCATGATAGCACGAATATTGTTTGCATTCAACTGAATATTAGGAGTACAATATATATACCTCTACCGATGATGTTCCTTTACCTGATTCATAGAAAAATGACCAAGCAGGTGATCCGAGAGAAATAGGGAAATAAGTCAACTAACCAATCACCTAAACATGTAAATATGACAAGCGGCTAATCACCTAAACAGAGGAAATAAACTCTAACTGAAACTATAAGACATTTTGGCTTTTCTACATTTATAACTTTTGCTACACATCtagatatatgttatatctagGTACACAGTAAAAACTATATATCTAAAAATGCTAAaatgtcttataatttggaataGAGGGAGTATGTTCTATTGTTGGCAACTCTGAAAAAAATGTTCTCTTCTGCTTTTAGTGATTTATTCACTGCAGTCTACAGTGGTTAATCTGCTGGCCTCTTTCATAAGCTACATGGTTTCTTGGGATCCTGCTAGCTTCAAAAGCTGTTTGAATGGGGGTGGGTCATTATATAAAATTTTTGGCCCAGACATGTTTGCTTTACTTTCTCCCCTCTTATGGCTCTGGTTTGTTGATAGTGGCAAAAGGTGTACCATGATAGGTATTACTTAGAAAATTGTACAGATATAACCCAATCAACAATGAAGTACCGTGATATAATTTATGGATTATGCATGGATATTGTCTTGTTTGAGGAATTTTAATTGTAATGTTATGTTTAATTTTTTCCCTGTGTACTATAAAGGCATGTCCAGATACACATGATCTGTGTGAGACATATGCAATTCGCATGTTTTGATTTCTGTCTTTGCTTTTGGACGTTGGGTTTTTAAATGCATGTAAAGACCCCCTTTGCTTGCATTTCAGATCTGGAGTGGAAGCTTATATATGTTGGATCAGCTGAAGATGAAAACTACGATCAACAGCTTGAGAGCGTGCTTGTTGGCCCTGTCAATGTTGGGACCTACCGTTTTGTCCTTCAGGTATTCTACTTCAAACATTCACTAGACAATAGGTCCTAGTTTTGTTTAGGAATAAAGTGCGAGCACTGTTTGTGATTTTTCCCTTTTGTGTTAAGCCTTGTCATATCTACCCAGTTTTGAGAAACAATATGGCAATCCAACTGCAGGCTGACCCACCGGATCCCTCAAAGATACGTGAGGAAGACATAATTGGTGTGACTGTGCTGCTATTGACATGCTCTTACATGGGCCAGGAGTTCATGAGAGTAGGCTACTACGTGAAcaatgattatgatgatgaacaaTTGAGAGAAGAGCCTCCAGCAAAGGTGCTAATTGACAGGGTGCAAAGAAATATCTTGGCCGACAAGCCCCGAGTCACCAAGTTCCCTATCAACTTCCATCCTGAACCCAGTACAGGCCCggggcagcagcagcaggaaCCCCAGACGACCTCGCCAGAAAACCACACAGGCAATGGCGAGGCCAATGGTAGCAAGCCTGAGGCTGACCAATGAACACAGTTGGCTTCAGATATTTTGATGCGTGCCCCTTACAGGTTGTGCTGTAATATTACAAACGGGATTAGTGGTTGTGCATTGCCCTGGGATCCTGAACTCTGTTCTGTAACTTGAGATGCAAATGCTGGGTACCTGGATGTTTTCTTAAGCACGAGTATTTCAGCCTCGAGATGTGATCAATTGCATCGAAAGCATGTGCTCCAAGAACGCAAGCATGAGGAAATACAGCAAAAAACAGCAGATTAACTGAATCCTTTCTCTGAATCTTTTTGAGAAACAACTTTGCACGACGATTCACTGCTGTACCAGGACGCGCTACGTGAATTTTTCTAGACCTTTTTGGTGCTTGCAGTCACGATCATTTCATTTGTCATCTTTTCACGTCTCTTTTGTGTATAGAATCTTTgtgttgatctttagtgtagatTATGGGGTTGTTCGCTTTAAATTAAAGTTGGCTATTTGTTTGATGCAGCTTTAATTAGGAATGGTAGTGGATTATGGTCCAAACGTTTTTTCATAAAATGTTCGGattctaaataaatttta from Zea mays cultivar B73 chromosome 6, Zm-B73-REFERENCE-NAM-5.0, whole genome shotgun sequence harbors:
- the LOC100283736 gene encoding Histone chaperone ASF1B — its product is MSAVNITNVAVLDNPTAFLNPFQFEISYECLVPLDDDLEWKLIYVGSAEDENYDQQLESVLVGPVNVGTYRFVLQADPPDPSKIREEDIIGVTVLLLTCSYMGQEFMRVGYYVNNDYDDEQLREEPPAKVLIDRVQRNILADKPRVTKFPINFHPEPSTGPGQQQQEPQTTSPENHTGNGEANGSKPEADQ